The following proteins are encoded in a genomic region of Takifugu rubripes chromosome 21, fTakRub1.2, whole genome shotgun sequence:
- the ptgs1 gene encoding prostaglandin G/H synthase 1 has protein sequence MKAFISFPACMLVNLLLLLESMSSTGDSNSVNPCCYYPCQNAGVCVRFGTDQYQCDCTGTGFYGDNCTVPEFWTKVYILFKPSPAVVHFILTNFHWFWGLVNNSLLQDIFMRFVLTVRINLVPDIPTYNTKYGYLNWESYYNISYYTRLLPPVPEDCPLPMGTKGKAVLPDPDVLLEKFFKRRVFKPDPQGTNLMFAFMAQHFTHQFFKTHPGVGGGFTKALGHGVDGSHIYGDNLMRQFQLRQQKDGKLKYQLINGEMYPPTVSNVPVDMRYPPTIPPEHRLAIGNELFGLVPGLSMYATIWLREHNRLCDILKEEHPTWDDEQLFQTARLIVIGETIKIIIEEYVQHLSGYLFKLKFDPSLLFKEQFHYSNRIAVEFVHLYHWHSLMPDSFLIDGDDVPYSQFLHNNSLLIHYGVEKLVDSFSRQPAGQIGGGQNFNEHILGVIKSLFRESRADRLRPFNEYRKKFDLKPYSSFSELTDNVEIARDLEELYGDIDALEFYPGLILEKTHSNSIFGESMVEMGSPFSLKGLFGNPICSPEYWKPSTFGGETGFNIVKTATLRKLVCLNTKWCPYVSFNVPRDEDEPKPKNEL, from the exons TGAATCCCTGCTGTTATTACCCCTGTCAGaatgcaggcgtgtgtgtgagatttgGTACAGACCAATATCAGTGTGACTGCACTGGCACCGGCTTCTATGGAGACAACTGCACTGTCC CTGAATTTTGGACCAAGGTTTATATCCTGTTTAAGCCAAGTCCTGCTGTGGTTCACTTCATCCTCACAAATTTTCACTGGTTCTGGGGCCTTGTCAACAACTCTTTGCTGCAAGACATATTTATGCGATTTGTGCTGACAG TCCGAATCAACCTGGTTCCCGACATTCCGACCTACAACACCAAATACGGATACCTCAACTGGGAGTCCTACTACAACATATCCTACTACACCCGACTCCTCCCACCGGTACCTGAAGACTGTCCTCTGCCCATGGGGACTAAAG GAAAAGCTGTTCTTCCTGATCCTGACGTGTTGCTTGAGAAGTTTTTCAAAAGAAGGGTCTTCAAACCTGACCCTCAAGGAACAAATCTAATGTTTGCCTTCATGGCCCAACACTTCACCCATCAGTTTTTCAAGACACATCCTGGAGTTGGAGGTGGTTTCACCAAAGCTTTAGGACACGGG GTTGACGGGAGTCATATTTATGGAGACAACCTCATGCGACAGTTTCAACTTCGTCAACAAAAAGATGGAAAGTTGAAGTATCAG TTGATAAATGGAGAAATGTACCCTCCTACAGTAAGCAATGTTCCTGTGGACATGAGGTATCCTCCAACTATCCCTCCAGAGCACCGCCTGGCTATTGGTAATGAGTTATTTGGTCTTGTGCCGGGTCTCTCCATGTACGCCACCATATGGCTGAGGGAGCACAACAGACTGTGTGACATCTTAAAGGAAGAACACCCCACCTGGGACGATGAGCAGCTCTTTCAGACAGCCAGGCTCATCGTCATTG GAGAAACAATTAAGATAATAATTGAAGAATACGTGCAACATCTAAGTGGTTATTTGTTCAAGTTGAAGTTTGATCCTTCCCTGCTCTTCAAAGAGCAGTTCCACTACAGCAATCGCATCGCTGTGGAGTTTGTCCACCTTTACCACTGGCACTCTCTGATGCCCGACAGCTTCCTCATCGATGGAGACGACGTCCCATACTCCCAGTTTCTCCACAACAATTCCCTCCTCATCCACTACGGGGTGGAGAAATTGGTGGATTCCTTTTCTCGACAGCCGGCTGGACAG ATAGGCGGGGGTCAAAACTTCAATGAACATATACTGGGAGTCATAAAGTCGCTCTTCAGAGAGTCTCGGGCAGATCGTCTGCGGCCATTTAATGAATATCGGAAGAAATTTGACCTCAAGCCATACTCGTCATTTAGTGAACTGACTG ACAACGTAGAAATTGCCAGAGATTTGGAGGAACTGTACGGTGACATAGATGCCTTAGAATTTTACCCTGGGCTGATACTGGAGAAAACACACTCTAACAGCATATTTGGAGAGAGTATGGTGGAGATGGGCTCTCCTTTCTCCCTCAAAGGCCTGTTTGGAAATCCCATCTGCTCCCCAGAGTACTGGAAGCCCAGCACCTTTGGGGGAGAGACAGGCTTCAATATCGTCAAAACGGCCACTTTAAGGAAACTGGTGTGTCTCAACACCAAGTGGTGTCCATACGTGTCCTTTAATGTCCCACGAGATGAGGACGAACCaaaaccaaagaatgaactttaa
- the LOC105418069 gene encoding flocculation protein FLO11 produces MLPEMALCLCIIVLSSLGLSLQLGLENVFYGPQDQTVREGTGVFFQCVSGESSPPAHITWLKDGAVVHRGRQIKGVYGGGNQRKTSSTLHLFNVTLEDDGIYVCVTHNPLLNISKRSRPAKLTVRGVPKRLHIIHGPDNITVTLATEVSMHCTVGGFPVPTVHWFKDGCLLTNCSASFSLHNNGQLLTIMNVTKDDEGWYHCEAVNQKESIKSHPAFLLSAEMDWSFVQHPANMTVKQGENVTVVCRPPCSRPTAQVSWFKNNQLYIPTNHVAVLPSGDLFFQSIQEQDSGSYFCRASNLHLQRFLTSKRAMLTVNAPPLVKVWPRVVTVPPGARVKLECQASGHPLPTVSWLKRGHSKQTGGRIVPGLRNTTLHIESVRIYDEGVYVCVASNALGQSNDAALLTVAVSPIIVTFLSRVSTLIGDLVVLPCRAVGIEPITYTWTKGKEEDPISPAGDKHTDEDGALRISTTQQSDAGEYYCTAENRAGRHQRRAILTITAEHHPADRDEQTTPVLSASTITDEEFPVSQSSDCDAEEEFKITFPVTVHNTCSLQACDATTNKVPTHSTFSRGAVDEKRRSSFGHLLQHRLNQPEPNPTQPLVTQLQPPMLPPPPHPKFKVAFSSQIVDTTVQYRQSERPPHLTLPSMLSKSQEDSHDRKSFTQKSHLYSVSESLTEMLLSQPESKPPVQRGFAFLKSELFTVGPTQSFKTEIIENKSHSVTDSIQQSEGHQTESQQLLTKQQLYQPLHGPTSTQIYQSLKGRTQWHSLSSLSEKPEQQQSFTQSVFPKLNPSTLQNSVPYTLLPLVTETQQSSFFTDQSPTLPEEHVMTSTLLEPKTHPTPAHPPQSQEPLPHTETAPFQHSSLDTQPTSTPFSSSNWSSSPSTVDHDGQFNTSQQDDSVKSANHTEWRNSSTSQSPMTSNDPRATQQSPSWLPVMEKHDIPIVVGVGVSLAFIFITVFFYSVVQKKQPVPPNRAAQRNLGVPVRHAERRAAGRTYENRAFEDDDCVAVIEQCPNTAARPPGPSLVTVQMEPTSMALQGDPGLAPDNHSVTVETYPEPIVDTKVDPSLEDCSLSQPSIQLQCSEDWTSQRGDTCSPCQDALPPPSSIPTCSPSPSPPSRLEEGLHSSLTLQVAEACMAPIHHSLSISHGNPPLLLSHHVSMGPTTVAVDVHFYPTATVTTAAGTSTQTNSVTHSTSLASPVFSPPLVKHQENHSQFK; encoded by the exons ATGCTCCCAGAGATGGCTTTATGCCTCTGCATAATCGTCCTGTCCAGCTTGGGATTGTCATTGCAACTCG GTTTGGAAAATGTTTTCTACGGCCCTCAGGACCAAACCGTGAGAGAGGGAACAGGAGTTTTCTTTCAGTGTGTATCTGGAGAAAGTTCACCTCCTGCACACATCACCTGGCTCAAAGATGGGGCAGTGGTCCATCGGGGAAGACAGATTAAG GGGGTGTATGGAGGTGGTAACCAGAGGAAGACCTCAAGCACTCTTCACCTGTTCAATGTAACATTGGAGGATGATGGGATTTATGTTTGTGTCACACATAATCCATTACTGAACATCAgcaagaggagcagaccagctaAACTAACTGTCAGAg GAGTTCCGAAAAGACTTCACATAATCCATGGTCCAGACAACATCACCGTTACTCTAGCAACTGAGGTCTCCATGCACTGCACTGTCGGCGGCTTCCCTGTTCCCACGGTGCACTGGTTCAAAGACGGCTGCCTCCTGACCAACTGCTCAGCCTCGTTCAGCCTCCACAACAATGGGCAGCTGCTTACTATCAT GAACGTGACCAAGGATGACGAAGGCTGGTATCACTGTGAAGCAGTCAACCAGAAAGAGTCAATTAAGTCTCATCCAGCATTTCTTCTCTCAGCTG AGATGGATTGGAGCTTCGTCCAGCATCCGGCAAACATGACGGTAAAGCAGGGAGAAAATGTTACAGTCGTCTGCAGGCCGCCGTGCAGCAGACCAACAGCTCAGGTGTCGTGGTTCAAAAACAACCAGCTTTACATTCCCACAAATCATGTGGCCGTGCTTCCTAGTGGAGATCTCTTCTTCCAAAG CATCCAAGAACAAGACAGTGGGAGCTACTTCTGCAGAGCTTCAAACCTTCACCTTCAACGATTTCTCACCTCTAAAAGGGCGATGCTCACCGTGAACG CTCCTCCATTAGTCAAGGTATGGCCCAGAGTTGTGACGGTGCCCCCGGGAGCTCGAGTAAAGCTCGAGTGTCAAGCATCTGGTCACCCTTTGCCCACTGTAAGCTGGCTGAAAAGAGGCCACTCCAAAcaaacaggaggcaggattgTTCCTGG ACTGAGGAACACCACACTCCACATCGAATCAGTCCGAATCTACGATGAGGGTGTGTATGTATGCGTTGCCTCCAACGCGCTTGGACAAAGCAATGATGCGGCATTGCTTACAGTTGCTG TGAGTCCCATCATAGTAACATTCTTAAGTCGGGTGAGCACCCTGATCGGAGATTTGGTGGTCCTGCCCTGTCGAGCTGTGGGAATTGAGCCCATTACATATACGTGGACCAAAGGGAAAGAAGAGGACCCCATTAGTCCTGCTGGAGATAAACACACTGATG AGGATGGAGCTCTACGTATTTCCACCACACAGCAGTCTGACGCAGGGGAATATTACTGCACTGCtgagaacagagcaggaagacATCAGAGACGTGCCATCCTCACCATCACAG CTGAACACCATCCAGCCGATAGAGACGAGCAGACAACACCTGTTTTGTCTGCT AGCACCATAACTGATGAAGAATTCCCAGTTTCTCAGTCCAGTGATTGTGATGCTGAAGAAGAATTTAAGATAACATTTCCTGTCACAGTACACAACACGT gtTCCTTACAAGCCTGTGatgcaacaacaaacaaagtTCCCACACATTCTACATTTTCAAGGGGGGCAGTGGATGAGAAAAGGAGGTCATCATTTGGTCATCTTTTACAACATCGTCTGAACCAGCCCGAGCCAAATCCCACCCAGCCACTAGTCACTCAGTTGCAGCCTCCTATGTTACCACCTCCCCCACATCCAAAATTTAAAGTAGCATTTTCCAGTCAAATTGTAGATACAACAGTCCAGTACAGGCAGAGTGAAAGACCGCCTCATTTGACACTACCATCAATGCTTTCGAAGTCTCAGGAAGATTCTCATGACAGAAAGTCTTTCACTCAGAAATCGCACCTTTATTCAGTGTCAGAGTCTTTGACTGAAATGCTTCTGTCTCAACCAGAGTCAAAGCCTCCAGTTCAGAGAGGCTTTGCCTTTCTTAAGTCGGAACTTTTTACAGTAGGACCCACACAGagttttaaaacagaaattatTGAGAACAAATCACATTCAGTCACAGATTCTATCCAACAGTCTGAAGGACACCAAACTGAATCTCAGCAGCTGCTtacaaaacagcagctttacCAGCCCCTCCATGGGCCAACGTCAACCCAGATTTATCAATCGCTGAAGGGGAGAACACAGTGGCACTCCTTGTCCTCCCTATCTGAAAAGCCTGAGCAACAGCAATCATTTACTCAAAGCGTTTTTCCAAAATTAAACCCATCAACATTACAAAATTCTGTCCCATACACACTTCTTCCTTTAGTCACTGAGACTCAGCAGTCCTCTTTTTTCACTGACCAATCACCCACCCTGCCTGAAGAACATGTGATGACATCTACCCTCCTTGAACCCAAAACTCACCCAACACCAGCACATCCTCCACAATCACAAGAGCCGTTACCACATACAGAAACAGCTCCGTTCCAACACAGCTCTCTTGACACACAGCCAACCAGCACACCCTTTAGCTCTTCCAACTGGTCCTCCAGTCCTTCTACTGTTGATCATGATGGCCAGTTTAATACAAGCCAACAAGATGATTCAGTCAAGTCAGCCAACCACACAGAGTGGCGTAACAGCAGCACATCACAATCCCCGATGACCAGTAATGATCCAAG AGCAACGCAACAGTCTCCGTCTTGGCTTCCGGTGATGGAGAAGCATGACATCCCCATTGTGGTTGGAGTGGGGGTCTCTTtagccttcatcttcatcacagtTTTCTTCTATTCAGTGGTCCAGAAAAAACAGCCTGTGCCGCCAAACCGAGCAG CTCAGAGGAATCTAGGTGTCCCTGTACGACATGCTGAACGCCGAGCTGCAGGACGAACATATGAAAACAG AGCGTTTGAAGATGATGATTGCGTGGCTGTGATCGAGCAGTGCCCTAATACAGCAGCCCGACCTCCAGGCCCAAGTCTGGTCACAGTGCAGATGGAGCCCACATCTATGGCTCTTCAGGGGGACCCAGGACTTGCTCCTGACAACCACTCAGTGACTGTAGAAACATACCCTGAGCCCATTGTTGACACAAAG GTGGATCCTTCTCTGGAGGACTGCAGTTTGTCACAACCCAGCATCCAGCTCCAGTGttctgaggactggaccagTCAGAGAGGAGACACCTGCAGTCCATGTCAGGATGCTTTacctcctccatcatccatacCCACCTgttccccttctccttctccaccatCTAGGCTTGAGGAAGGCCTTCATTCCTCGTTAACCCTGCAAGTCGCTGAAGCATGTATGGCACCGATCCACCACAGCCTCAGCATCTCCCATGGcaaccctcctcttcttctttcccacCATGTCTCCATGGGCCCTACCACAGTTGCAGTGGATGTCCATTTTTACCCAACAGCCACTGTTACAACAGCAGCGGGCACCAGCACCCAAACTAATTCAGTGACACATTCCACCTCATTGGCTTCCCCTGTCTTCAGCCCGCCTTTGGTTAAGCACCAGGAGAATCACTCACAATTTAAGTAG